A single region of the Austwickia chelonae genome encodes:
- the nuoF gene encoding NADH-quinone oxidoreductase subunit NuoF: MTQLTPLLSRFWDEPKSFTLETYERHDGYRALRHAIRLDRADLVQQAKDSGLRGRGGAGFPTGMKWGFLPPDDGNPRYLVVNADESEPGTCKDVPLMFNAPHFLIEGMIITSYAIRCNHAFIYLRGEVVHVYRRLLHAVREAYDAGYLGKNIMGSGFDLDITVHAGAGAYICGEETALLDSLEGRRGQPRLKPPFPAVAGLYARPTVVNNVETISQVAPIFLHGADWFASLGTEKSKGVGLFSLSGHVERPGQYEAPYGVTMRELLEMAGGIRKGHTLKFWTPGGSSTPLFTEEHLDVPLDYESVAAAGSMLGTRALQVFDETVSVVRAVSRWIEFYAHESCGKCTPCREGNWWMRQVLQRLVDGQGQEGDVDKLLDVAGQILGRSFCALGDAAATPVQSGIKHFREEFEQGYHTPAHVLFPPEASTLFAKESVTR, translated from the coding sequence ATGACTCAGTTGACTCCGTTGCTCTCCCGGTTCTGGGACGAGCCCAAGTCGTTCACTCTCGAGACCTACGAACGCCACGACGGTTACCGGGCTCTGCGTCACGCCATCCGGCTCGATCGGGCCGACCTCGTTCAGCAGGCCAAGGACTCCGGACTGCGTGGGCGTGGTGGTGCAGGATTCCCCACCGGTATGAAGTGGGGTTTCCTCCCGCCAGACGACGGTAACCCTCGTTACCTCGTGGTCAATGCGGACGAATCCGAGCCTGGTACCTGCAAGGACGTCCCGCTCATGTTCAATGCCCCGCATTTTCTGATCGAGGGCATGATCATCACCAGCTATGCGATCCGGTGCAATCACGCGTTCATCTATCTGCGGGGCGAGGTCGTCCACGTCTACCGGCGGCTTCTCCATGCGGTCCGGGAAGCCTACGACGCCGGATACCTGGGTAAGAACATCATGGGCAGCGGATTCGACCTGGACATCACCGTGCACGCCGGTGCCGGGGCATACATCTGCGGCGAAGAAACTGCGCTCCTGGACTCGCTGGAAGGTCGTCGAGGACAGCCGCGGCTGAAGCCTCCGTTCCCTGCAGTGGCGGGTCTGTACGCCCGTCCGACCGTGGTGAACAACGTGGAAACCATCTCGCAGGTCGCGCCGATCTTCCTGCACGGTGCGGACTGGTTCGCCTCTCTGGGAACCGAGAAGTCGAAGGGTGTCGGCCTGTTCAGCCTGTCCGGTCACGTGGAGCGTCCCGGTCAGTACGAGGCCCCCTATGGGGTCACGATGCGTGAGCTCCTCGAGATGGCCGGAGGAATCCGGAAGGGCCACACCCTGAAGTTCTGGACTCCGGGTGGTTCCAGTACCCCGCTCTTCACCGAGGAGCACCTGGACGTGCCCCTCGACTACGAGTCGGTGGCCGCAGCCGGATCGATGCTGGGTACCCGCGCCTTGCAGGTCTTCGACGAAACGGTCTCGGTGGTCCGAGCGGTCTCCCGGTGGATCGAGTTCTACGCTCACGAGTCCTGTGGAAAATGCACTCCCTGTCGCGAGGGCAACTGGTGGATGCGTCAGGTCCTGCAACGTCTCGTGGACGGGCAAGGGCAGGAAGGTGATGTTGACAAACTGCTCGATGTGGCAGGGCAGATCCTGGGACGGTCGTTCTGCGCCCTGGGTGATGCAGCCGCGACCCCGGTGCAGTCCGGGATCAAACATTTCCGTGAAGAGTTCGAGCAGGGTTATCACACTCCTGCCCACGTGCTCTTCCCGCCGGAGGCGTCCACCTTGTTCGCGAAGGAGAGCGTGACCCGATGA
- a CDS encoding NADH-quinone oxidoreductase subunit G — protein sequence MTVQKSPSSGDVGSVHVEPPVEMVTLTIDGVPVSVPKGSLVIRAAEKLGVEIPRFCDHPLLDPVGACRQCLVDVATAGPDGSLRKMPKPQAACTTMVSEGMSVETQHTSEAADKAQKGVLEFLLINHPLDCPVCDKGGECPLQNQALSHGHAASRFNDVKRTFTKPINISTQVLLDRERCVLCQRCTRFSDQIAGDPFIALVERGAQQQIGIYQEDPFESYFSGNTVQICPVGALTGAAYRFRSRPFDLVSTPSACEHCAGGCGLRVDHRRGTVLRRMATNNPEVNEEWNCDKGRWAFTYATQPNRVPTPMIRENGELRAASWPEALAFAADGLAKAKVNGGVGVLTGGRLSVEDSYAYSKFARTVLGTNDIDFRARPHSGEEASFLAACVAGADATTGVTYADLEQASAIFLVGLEPEEESPMIFLRLRKAWRKKGTPIFGIAPFATRGLSKLGGTLIPAAPGTETELLHALREKRPELSAAGDALGEGAILLVGERLAGVPGALSAAAVLAQSCGAKLAWIPRRAGERGALEAGCLPDLLPGGRPLRDSEARAELQKLWEIDEVPSATGRDAGAMMTSAAVGQLGGLVIGAVEISDLPDQGTVTEALQRAFVVSLEIRDSLATESADVVLPVAPVAEKTGAFLNWEGRVTPFTAALNSNAMADYRVLDLLAVEMGSYLGTRSVDQIRAEIDCLPVWSGRRQAPPTADPQSVPSLAMGQAVLATWHQLLDAGRMQDGEPYLAGTAPLAVARLSAATAAALDIVDGMAVTVSTMRGSITLPAQITAMVDHVVWLPTNSAGSRVRAILGADAGDVVTVTKGGAA from the coding sequence ATGACGGTCCAGAAGAGTCCGAGCTCCGGCGATGTGGGCAGCGTCCACGTGGAGCCACCTGTGGAGATGGTCACGCTGACCATCGATGGTGTCCCGGTGTCAGTACCGAAGGGGTCGCTCGTCATCCGAGCAGCCGAGAAACTCGGCGTCGAGATCCCTCGGTTCTGCGATCACCCCCTGCTCGATCCTGTGGGTGCCTGCCGGCAATGTCTGGTCGATGTCGCGACCGCTGGTCCGGACGGTTCTTTGCGGAAGATGCCCAAGCCCCAGGCCGCCTGCACGACGATGGTCTCCGAAGGCATGAGTGTGGAGACCCAACACACTTCTGAGGCCGCGGACAAGGCACAGAAGGGTGTCCTGGAGTTCCTCCTGATCAACCACCCGTTGGACTGTCCGGTCTGCGACAAAGGCGGCGAATGTCCCTTGCAGAACCAGGCTCTCTCGCATGGTCATGCGGCGAGTCGGTTCAACGACGTCAAACGCACCTTCACCAAGCCGATCAACATCTCCACGCAGGTTCTGCTCGACCGGGAACGGTGCGTGCTCTGTCAGCGGTGCACCAGGTTCTCCGATCAGATTGCTGGTGACCCTTTCATCGCCTTGGTCGAGCGAGGCGCTCAGCAGCAGATCGGCATCTACCAGGAAGACCCCTTCGAGAGCTACTTCTCGGGGAATACCGTGCAGATCTGCCCGGTGGGAGCCTTGACCGGAGCGGCCTATCGTTTCCGTTCCCGTCCATTCGACTTGGTCTCCACGCCGAGCGCCTGTGAGCACTGCGCTGGTGGCTGCGGTCTGCGGGTCGATCACCGACGTGGCACCGTGCTGCGACGGATGGCGACCAACAACCCCGAAGTCAACGAGGAATGGAACTGCGACAAAGGCCGCTGGGCCTTCACCTATGCCACGCAGCCGAACCGGGTTCCTACTCCGATGATCAGGGAGAATGGCGAACTGCGGGCAGCCAGTTGGCCGGAGGCCCTGGCTTTTGCCGCCGATGGTCTGGCCAAGGCGAAGGTCAACGGAGGCGTGGGTGTCCTCACCGGCGGACGACTCTCCGTCGAGGATTCCTACGCCTACAGCAAGTTCGCCCGGACGGTTCTCGGAACGAATGACATCGACTTCCGCGCCCGCCCGCATTCCGGAGAAGAAGCCTCTTTCCTGGCAGCCTGCGTCGCCGGCGCAGATGCTACGACAGGAGTGACCTACGCCGACCTCGAGCAGGCATCGGCGATCTTCCTCGTCGGACTGGAGCCCGAAGAAGAGTCGCCGATGATCTTCCTGCGCCTGCGCAAGGCGTGGCGGAAGAAGGGCACACCGATCTTCGGCATCGCGCCTTTCGCGACGCGGGGTCTGAGCAAGCTGGGGGGCACGCTCATCCCCGCGGCACCCGGTACGGAGACCGAACTGCTGCACGCGCTGCGGGAGAAGCGTCCTGAACTGAGTGCTGCCGGAGATGCTCTCGGCGAAGGAGCGATCCTTCTTGTCGGTGAGCGGCTTGCCGGTGTGCCTGGAGCGCTTTCGGCTGCGGCTGTCCTGGCGCAGTCCTGCGGAGCGAAGCTGGCCTGGATCCCTCGCCGTGCGGGGGAACGGGGCGCGCTCGAAGCCGGTTGTCTTCCAGACCTGCTCCCCGGGGGCAGGCCTCTGCGAGACAGCGAAGCTCGCGCAGAGCTGCAGAAGCTGTGGGAGATCGACGAGGTGCCCTCGGCCACCGGCCGCGACGCGGGCGCGATGATGACGTCCGCTGCGGTTGGACAGCTCGGCGGCCTGGTCATCGGGGCGGTGGAGATCAGCGACCTCCCCGATCAAGGCACCGTGACCGAGGCTTTGCAGCGTGCTTTCGTGGTTTCCTTGGAGATCCGGGACAGCTTGGCCACCGAGTCCGCCGACGTGGTGCTCCCGGTGGCGCCGGTTGCGGAGAAGACCGGAGCCTTCCTCAACTGGGAAGGCCGTGTCACGCCTTTCACCGCGGCGCTGAACTCCAATGCGATGGCGGACTACCGAGTTCTCGATCTGCTCGCAGTCGAGATGGGTAGCTACCTGGGGACTCGATCGGTCGATCAGATCCGGGCCGAGATCGACTGCCTCCCGGTCTGGTCCGGCCGTCGTCAGGCGCCACCGACCGCCGACCCGCAATCGGTGCCTTCGCTGGCGATGGGGCAGGCGGTTCTGGCCACCTGGCACCAGCTGCTGGATGCCGGACGGATGCAGGACGGCGAGCCCTACCTGGCCGGTACGGCGCCTTTGGCAGTGGCGCGGCTTTCCGCAGCTACTGCTGCAGCGCTGGACATCGTCGACGGGATGGCGGTGACCGTCTCCACGATGAGGGGGTCGATCACTCTTCCGGCGCAGATCACAGCGATGGTGGACCACGTCGTGTGGCTGCCGACGAATTCTGCGGGGTCCCGTGTCCGCGCCATCCTGGGCGCAGACGCCGGTGACGTCGTGACTGTCACGAAGGGTGGTGCGGCGTGA
- the nuoE gene encoding NADH-quinone oxidoreductase subunit NuoE produces MSHGDKPNYGSQPNAATEPYSDDVLAKLRIDAAEVVGRYPQKRSALLPLLHLVQSVDGYVSTRGIEFCAETVELTAAEVSGVATFYTQYKRHPNGDYTIGVCTNTLCAVMGGDAIWDAVSEHLAIGHDETTPDGRITLERIECNAGCDYAPVVMANWEFFDNQTPESVIRTVDALREGKVISPTRGAATVATFKEVSRVLAGFHDGRAVEGDTGGPATVRGLRHAKEKGWHAPAATSAGESSGLTTTTYPSSAETGQRSARSTGSQDTPSNAPGEKPGASGNVGKANR; encoded by the coding sequence ATGTCGCACGGTGACAAGCCCAATTACGGCTCCCAGCCCAATGCCGCGACCGAGCCGTATTCCGACGATGTCCTCGCGAAGCTGCGTATCGACGCGGCAGAGGTCGTCGGACGCTATCCGCAGAAGAGATCCGCTCTGCTGCCGTTGTTGCACCTGGTGCAGAGCGTCGACGGCTACGTGAGTACCCGTGGTATCGAGTTCTGCGCCGAGACGGTCGAACTGACCGCCGCCGAGGTCAGCGGGGTCGCGACCTTCTACACGCAGTACAAGCGACACCCCAATGGGGACTACACCATCGGGGTCTGCACCAACACGCTGTGCGCCGTCATGGGTGGCGACGCCATCTGGGACGCAGTCAGCGAACATCTCGCGATCGGGCACGACGAGACGACCCCTGACGGTCGGATCACCCTGGAGCGGATCGAGTGCAACGCCGGTTGTGACTACGCCCCGGTGGTGATGGCCAACTGGGAGTTCTTCGACAACCAGACGCCTGAATCCGTGATCCGGACGGTCGACGCGCTTCGCGAGGGCAAAGTGATCAGCCCTACTCGTGGTGCGGCGACCGTGGCCACCTTCAAAGAGGTCAGCAGGGTCCTGGCCGGTTTCCACGACGGCCGGGCCGTCGAGGGGGACACCGGTGGGCCGGCGACGGTTCGTGGACTGCGTCACGCGAAGGAAAAGGGATGGCACGCTCCGGCGGCGACTTCGGCCGGGGAAAGCTCCGGCCTGACCACCACGACGTACCCCTCGTCAGCCGAGACCGGGCAGCGGTCTGCGCGGTCAACCGGAAGCCAGGACACCCCGTCCAATGCTCCGGGTGAGAAGCCCGGCGCTTCCGGGAATGTCGGAAAGGCGAACCGATGA
- the nuoH gene encoding NADH-quinone oxidoreductase subunit NuoH: protein MNALMVLPGKIEAPDFTQTPWWLSLIKAVLIFAYLMIQVVIVIWFERRVIGRMQQRPGPNRFGPWGIFQEIADAFKLIWKETFIPRQADKVMYLVAPIIAGSVAFISFGIIPMGGMVDVFGYRTPLQLTDTPVSALLVLAAAGVGAYGIVLAGWSSGSTYPLLGGLRSTAQVISYEIAMGLSLVAVFLYSGSMSTWQIVAAQDRLWYMFPLAVSFVVYIITMVGETNRLPFDLAEGEGELVAGFHTEYSGMRFGMFFLGEYVNMFTVAALATTLFLGGYQAPFGLHYIADGQFSAGWWGLLWFTAKLWVFMWFFVWLRGTLPRTRYDQFMKFGWKFLIPVTLFWVIAAAFIKGAQIGFLGNVFVGPFNASLIVVLVVILGISFLAIMAWDRAMTERDVATVVPSEIDPFAGGYPVPPLPGQTLLEPTAEDPGTARPTVSAAAAVPTGTGGKSVVLDNGEPGRAEREENDK from the coding sequence GTGAACGCGCTCATGGTCCTACCGGGGAAGATCGAAGCCCCGGACTTCACCCAGACCCCGTGGTGGCTCTCGCTGATCAAGGCGGTGCTGATCTTCGCCTACCTGATGATCCAGGTCGTCATCGTGATCTGGTTCGAACGTCGAGTCATCGGCCGGATGCAGCAACGCCCTGGTCCCAACAGATTCGGACCGTGGGGCATCTTCCAGGAGATCGCCGACGCCTTCAAGCTGATCTGGAAGGAGACTTTCATCCCCCGCCAGGCAGACAAGGTGATGTACCTGGTGGCCCCGATCATCGCCGGTTCAGTGGCCTTCATCAGCTTCGGGATCATCCCGATGGGCGGCATGGTGGACGTCTTCGGCTACCGGACACCCCTGCAGCTGACCGACACTCCGGTCTCAGCGCTGTTGGTGCTCGCCGCTGCTGGGGTGGGCGCCTACGGCATCGTGCTGGCGGGATGGTCCTCCGGTTCCACCTACCCGCTGTTGGGTGGGCTGCGCTCGACCGCTCAGGTCATCAGCTATGAGATTGCGATGGGTCTGTCACTGGTGGCGGTCTTCCTCTACTCGGGGTCGATGTCCACCTGGCAGATCGTGGCTGCTCAGGACCGGTTGTGGTACATGTTCCCCTTGGCGGTGAGCTTCGTGGTGTACATCATCACGATGGTGGGCGAGACCAACCGACTTCCGTTCGACCTCGCCGAGGGCGAGGGTGAGCTGGTCGCAGGTTTCCACACCGAGTACTCCGGTATGCGGTTCGGGATGTTCTTCCTAGGTGAGTACGTGAACATGTTCACGGTCGCCGCCTTGGCGACGACACTCTTCCTCGGCGGTTACCAGGCGCCCTTCGGCTTGCATTACATCGCCGACGGGCAGTTCAGCGCCGGCTGGTGGGGGCTGCTGTGGTTCACCGCGAAGCTGTGGGTGTTCATGTGGTTCTTCGTGTGGCTGCGTGGAACCCTGCCTCGTACTCGCTATGACCAGTTCATGAAGTTCGGCTGGAAATTCCTGATCCCGGTGACCCTGTTCTGGGTGATCGCCGCGGCCTTCATCAAAGGTGCGCAGATCGGCTTCCTCGGCAATGTCTTCGTGGGACCGTTCAATGCGTCACTCATCGTCGTCCTGGTGGTGATCCTGGGTATTTCCTTCCTGGCGATCATGGCCTGGGACCGGGCTATGACCGAACGGGATGTCGCCACGGTGGTTCCGTCCGAGATCGATCCCTTTGCCGGTGGCTACCCTGTGCCGCCGTTGCCGGGGCAGACCCTTCTTGAACCGACCGCAGAGGATCCCGGTACTGCACGGCCGACGGTGTCGGCTGCGGCCGCTGTACCCACCGGAACCGGAGGTAAGTCCGTGGTCCTCGACAACGGCGAACCCGGCCGAGCCGAGCGTGAGGAGAACGACAAGTGA
- a CDS encoding NADH-quinone oxidoreductase subunit C — protein MSDKNTVKSQTAAAQETGGANLPTESTTNPEVRGERRGMFGATKGPDTTGYGGLVSPILFPGQASRPYGSFFDEVADQLALALQDGSSSYEDAVEKVVVDRGEMTLFVDRKALPAVAQALRDAPALRFEICSGVSGVHYPKDTGRELHAVYHFLSITHGSRRIRVEVTCPDSDPHIPSIVETYPSVTWHERETWDFFGIVFDDHPALTRILMPDDWPGHPQRKDYPLGGIPVEFKGATVPAPDQRRSYN, from the coding sequence ATGAGTGACAAGAACACTGTGAAGTCACAGACAGCCGCCGCCCAGGAAACCGGCGGGGCCAATCTGCCCACCGAGTCGACAACCAACCCCGAGGTCCGGGGCGAACGACGTGGGATGTTCGGCGCGACCAAGGGCCCGGATACCACCGGCTACGGCGGCCTGGTCAGCCCGATCCTCTTCCCCGGTCAGGCTTCTCGCCCGTACGGAAGTTTCTTCGACGAGGTAGCTGACCAACTTGCCCTGGCGCTGCAGGATGGTTCGTCCTCCTATGAGGACGCCGTCGAGAAGGTCGTCGTCGATCGCGGAGAGATGACGCTCTTCGTGGACAGGAAAGCGCTGCCCGCCGTGGCTCAGGCGCTCAGGGATGCCCCGGCTCTGCGCTTCGAGATCTGCAGCGGAGTGTCCGGTGTCCACTACCCCAAGGACACGGGTCGGGAGCTGCACGCCGTCTACCACTTCCTGTCGATCACGCATGGCAGCCGTCGTATCCGGGTCGAGGTGACCTGTCCTGACAGCGACCCGCACATTCCCAGCATCGTGGAGACCTACCCGTCGGTGACCTGGCACGAGCGCGAGACCTGGGACTTCTTCGGCATCGTCTTCGACGACCATCCGGCATTGACCCGGATCCTGATGCCGGACGACTGGCCCGGCCACCCTCAGCGCAAGGACTACCCCCTCGGAGGGATCCCTGTGGAGTTCAAGGGCGCCACCGTGCCTGCCCCCGATCAGCGGAGGTCGTACAACTGA
- a CDS encoding NADH-quinone oxidoreductase subunit B: protein MVDIEKYPQGVYTTKVSEAIGFLLKTSIWPATFGLACCAIEMMASGTPDYDIARFGSERFAATPRQADCMIVAGRVSQKFAPVVRQVYDQMAEPKWVISMGVCASSGGMFNNYAIVQGVDHIVPVDVYLPGCPPRPEMLLNALITLHDQMMATPYTPGRRREAARAAEEAAMSVTPLVEQKGLLA, encoded by the coding sequence ATGGTCGACATCGAGAAATACCCGCAAGGGGTCTACACGACCAAGGTCAGTGAGGCCATTGGTTTCCTTCTCAAGACCTCGATCTGGCCGGCTACCTTCGGACTGGCCTGTTGTGCCATCGAGATGATGGCGTCGGGCACCCCCGACTACGACATCGCCCGTTTCGGTTCCGAGCGTTTTGCGGCGACTCCTCGTCAAGCGGACTGCATGATCGTCGCAGGACGGGTCAGCCAGAAATTTGCCCCTGTGGTGCGGCAGGTCTACGACCAGATGGCTGAGCCGAAGTGGGTCATCTCCATGGGCGTCTGCGCAAGTTCTGGTGGAATGTTCAACAACTACGCCATCGTGCAAGGGGTCGACCACATCGTTCCGGTCGACGTCTACCTGCCGGGCTGTCCGCCGCGCCCCGAGATGCTGTTGAACGCACTCATCACCTTGCACGACCAGATGATGGCCACCCCGTACACACCTGGGCGTCGCCGTGAAGCGGCTCGGGCCGCAGAAGAAGCTGCGATGTCGGTAACTCCGCTGGTGGAGCAGAAGGGGCTGCTGGCATGA
- the nuoK gene encoding NADH-quinone oxidoreductase subunit NuoK: MSLMSYIYLAAVLFSIGAATVLTRRNAIVVFMGIELMLNAVNLVFVTFSRLHGSLDGQVISLIVMVVAAAEVVVGLAIIMAIFRARRSASVDDANLLKL; encoded by the coding sequence ATGAGCCTGATGAGCTACATCTATCTTGCGGCGGTGCTCTTCTCCATCGGTGCGGCCACCGTGCTGACCCGTAGGAATGCCATCGTCGTGTTCATGGGCATCGAGTTGATGCTCAACGCGGTGAATCTGGTCTTCGTGACCTTCTCGCGCCTGCACGGTTCCTTGGACGGTCAGGTCATCTCCCTGATCGTCATGGTCGTGGCAGCCGCCGAAGTGGTCGTCGGGTTGGCGATCATCATGGCTATCTTCCGTGCTCGCCGCTCGGCCTCGGTCGACGACGCCAACCTGCTGAAGCTGTAA
- the nuoI gene encoding NADH-quinone oxidoreductase subunit NuoI, whose translation MSEERKESAAEKPSGFFADIFAPVAGFGVSFKTQFRKVATVEYPEVKAPTAPRYHGRHQLNRHPDGLEKCVGCELCAWACPADAIFVEGADNDDTPLDQGGKGRFSPGERYGRVYQINYLRCIFCGLCIEACPTRALTMTNFYELADHSRSALIFEKHQLLAPLGDDMLSPPHPMVEGMEERDYYQGKVDKATPEQREYVGARDKDEAVKGGDRK comes from the coding sequence GTGAGCGAAGAGCGCAAGGAGAGCGCAGCGGAGAAGCCGAGCGGTTTTTTCGCTGACATATTCGCACCGGTCGCAGGTTTCGGTGTCTCGTTCAAGACACAGTTCCGCAAGGTCGCGACCGTGGAGTACCCGGAGGTGAAAGCTCCGACGGCTCCGCGATACCACGGCCGCCACCAGCTGAACCGGCATCCGGATGGTCTGGAGAAGTGCGTCGGCTGTGAGCTGTGCGCCTGGGCCTGTCCCGCAGATGCCATCTTCGTCGAGGGCGCGGACAATGACGACACCCCGCTCGACCAGGGCGGGAAAGGTCGTTTCTCGCCGGGCGAGCGCTACGGCCGGGTCTATCAGATCAACTATCTGCGCTGCATTTTCTGCGGATTGTGCATTGAAGCCTGTCCTACCAGAGCGTTGACGATGACGAATTTCTACGAGTTGGCGGATCATTCTCGGTCGGCTCTGATCTTCGAGAAGCATCAGCTGTTGGCCCCGCTCGGGGACGACATGCTTTCTCCGCCTCACCCGATGGTGGAAGGCATGGAAGAACGCGACTACTACCAGGGCAAGGTTGACAAGGCTACGCCTGAGCAGCGCGAGTACGTAGGTGCTCGTGACAAGGACGAAGCCGTGAAAGGTGGTGACCGGAAGTGA
- a CDS encoding NADH-quinone oxidoreductase subunit J: MSTGESVFFWVVAIPMVLGALGLLFAKKAVYAAMSMALVMVMLGVVYLAQGADFLGVVHVFVYTGAVMMLFLFVIMLIGVEASESMVDTIKGHRWFSLLFAIGLGGLLLSTIADATFVKRGEGLEAANKHGNVAGVAGLIFGQYVWVFEITSALLITAAMAAMVLAHRERLLPKASQREWSIRRVRENRYVAGLPAPGVYARHNSVDTPALLPDGTPSELSVSRVLTARQQIEEPKQFTDAVDGMNKEIEEGSQR; this comes from the coding sequence ATGTCCACCGGCGAATCGGTGTTCTTCTGGGTCGTCGCCATTCCGATGGTGCTCGGAGCACTGGGGTTGTTGTTCGCCAAGAAAGCTGTTTACGCGGCGATGTCCATGGCTTTGGTCATGGTGATGCTGGGAGTCGTCTACCTGGCACAGGGCGCCGACTTCCTGGGCGTCGTCCACGTCTTCGTATACACCGGGGCCGTGATGATGCTCTTCCTGTTCGTCATCATGTTGATCGGTGTGGAGGCCAGCGAGTCCATGGTCGACACCATCAAGGGGCACCGTTGGTTCTCCTTGTTGTTCGCGATCGGACTCGGAGGTCTGCTGTTGAGCACGATCGCCGATGCCACCTTCGTCAAACGTGGCGAAGGTCTGGAAGCTGCGAACAAGCACGGCAATGTGGCTGGTGTGGCCGGCCTCATCTTCGGGCAGTACGTCTGGGTCTTCGAGATCACGAGTGCGCTGCTCATCACCGCTGCTATGGCGGCCATGGTGTTGGCCCACCGTGAACGTCTGCTTCCCAAGGCCAGCCAGCGGGAGTGGTCCATCCGACGTGTCCGGGAGAACCGTTACGTGGCTGGACTGCCGGCACCTGGCGTATACGCCAGGCACAATTCGGTCGACACCCCGGCTCTCCTGCCTGATGGAACGCCGAGTGAGCTCTCAGTGAGCCGGGTACTGACAGCACGTCAGCAGATCGAGGAGCCGAAGCAGTTCACGGATGCGGTGGACGGGATGAACAAGGAGATCGAGGAGGGTTCGCAGCGATGA
- a CDS encoding NADH-quinone oxidoreductase subunit D gives MTTSNEKVQATAGAGTDESPRDHHLHAEGGDWDSLAAEAIEHSDERIVVNMGPQHPSTHGVLRLILELDGETVTEARVGIGYLHTGIEKTMEHRTFVQGVTLCTRMDYLTPMFQETAYCLAIERLLGIEDQIPERATLIRVLMMECTRISSHLVCLGTGGMELGATTVMTIGFRERERIFRLIEATTGLRMNNGYIRPGGVANDLPSNWKAIVEEQWPLLKQGVKELEALCLENPILKGRMMDVGYLDLTGCMALGVTGPILKSAGMPYDLRKNAPYCGYETYDFEVPTWDSADAYGRMRVRFLEIWESLKIIDQVIERLEKCEGEPVMVADKKIAWPAQLAIGADGQGNSLEHIKKIMGTSMEALIHHFKLVTEGFRVPPGQAYVAVESPKGELGCHLVSDGGTRPYRAHFRDPAFNNLQAVAAMVEGGAVADTVVAVASIDPVLGGVDR, from the coding sequence ATGACCACGTCGAATGAGAAGGTGCAGGCCACAGCTGGCGCAGGCACCGACGAGAGCCCCCGGGACCATCACCTGCATGCTGAAGGCGGTGACTGGGATTCCCTGGCGGCCGAGGCCATCGAGCACTCCGACGAGCGCATTGTCGTCAACATGGGTCCGCAGCATCCCTCGACCCACGGCGTTCTCCGCCTGATCCTGGAGCTCGACGGAGAAACCGTTACCGAGGCTCGTGTCGGTATTGGCTACCTGCACACCGGGATCGAGAAGACGATGGAGCATCGCACCTTCGTTCAGGGCGTCACTCTGTGTACTCGCATGGACTACCTGACGCCGATGTTCCAGGAAACCGCATACTGCCTGGCCATCGAACGTCTCCTGGGCATCGAGGACCAGATCCCCGAGCGAGCCACGCTGATTCGTGTCCTCATGATGGAGTGCACCAGGATCTCCAGCCATTTGGTCTGCCTGGGTACCGGCGGCATGGAGCTCGGCGCCACCACCGTCATGACGATCGGCTTCCGCGAGCGTGAGCGCATCTTCCGACTGATCGAAGCAACCACCGGTCTGCGGATGAACAACGGTTACATCCGGCCTGGCGGAGTCGCGAACGACTTGCCGAGCAACTGGAAAGCCATCGTCGAGGAGCAGTGGCCACTGCTGAAACAGGGGGTCAAAGAGCTCGAGGCGCTTTGCCTGGAGAACCCGATCCTCAAGGGTCGGATGATGGACGTCGGCTACCTCGACCTGACTGGTTGTATGGCGCTGGGAGTCACCGGGCCGATTCTGAAGTCGGCGGGAATGCCTTACGACCTTCGTAAGAATGCGCCTTACTGCGGTTACGAAACCTACGATTTCGAGGTTCCTACCTGGGACAGCGCCGATGCCTACGGGCGGATGCGGGTGCGTTTCCTGGAGATCTGGGAGTCGCTGAAGATCATCGATCAGGTCATCGAGCGCCTTGAGAAGTGCGAAGGCGAGCCGGTCATGGTCGCGGACAAGAAGATCGCCTGGCCCGCGCAGCTGGCGATCGGAGCGGACGGCCAGGGCAACAGCCTCGAGCACATCAAGAAGATCATGGGTACCTCGATGGAGGCCCTGATCCACCACTTCAAGCTGGTCACCGAAGGTTTCCGGGTCCCGCCAGGGCAGGCCTATGTCGCGGTCGAGTCTCCCAAGGGAGAGCTCGGCTGTCACCTGGTGTCTGACGGAGGAACCCGTCCCTACCGGGCCCACTTCCGTGACCCGGCGTTCAACAACCTGCAGGCCGTCGCCGCGATGGTGGAAGGCGGCGCCGTCGCCGACACCGTCGTCGCCGTGGCCTCGATCGACCCCGTCCTGGGAGGTGTGGACCGCTGA